The following proteins come from a genomic window of Streptococcus pneumoniae:
- a CDS encoding chromosome partitioning protein ParB produces MKVNIADLHPTQLYLSEKKLQDIQMLYQSAETIQVDPISILAFGDCLLITDGHHRAYQALLAGRDTISAEWDRDGGDELYHLYAQACEERKIYSVFDLEDRILAQDGYEAKWYNWCDGFNQAATLLLKR; encoded by the coding sequence ATGAAAGTCAATATAGCAGATCTTCATCCGACTCAACTATATTTATCAGAAAAGAAGTTGCAAGATATTCAGATGCTTTACCAGTCGGCAGAAACAATCCAAGTCGATCCAATCAGTATTCTTGCCTTTGGAGATTGTTTGCTGATTACAGATGGGCATCACAGGGCTTATCAGGCTTTATTGGCAGGTCGGGATACGATTTCTGCTGAGTGGGATAGAGATGGTGGTGATGAACTATATCATCTCTATGCGCAAGCTTGCGAGGAAAGAAAGATTTACTCTGTTTTTGATTTAGAAGATCGTATCCTAGCTCAAGATGGGTATGAAGCAAAATGGTATAACTGGTGTGATGGTTTTAATCAAGCAGCAACTCTTTTGTTGAAAAGGTAG
- a CDS encoding phosphatase PAP2 family protein, which translates to MKDKQTFLMKGSFALLLFVILGYMVKFYPEMLVNFDQSIQTAIRGDLPDYLTILFRSLTRLIDIPVIITWVVITAFVFYRKRWKIESFFMLGNLALAGLLIVTFKNIYQRPRPAILHLVEEKGFSFPSGHSLAVTLMVGTLIVILSQRIKDPVWRKIVQIVLGLYLVSVLVSRVYLGVHYPSDVLASLCVGLGVLFIEFPFYDKLRFQWRFKGKQK; encoded by the coding sequence ATGAAAGATAAACAAACATTTTTAATGAAGGGCAGTTTTGCCCTTTTACTTTTCGTTATTCTTGGCTATATGGTCAAATTTTACCCTGAAATGTTGGTCAATTTTGACCAATCGATTCAGACTGCCATTCGAGGAGACTTACCAGATTATTTGACTATTCTTTTTCGATCCCTCACACGTCTGATTGATATCCCAGTGATTATCACTTGGGTTGTCATTACAGCTTTTGTCTTTTATCGTAAGCGATGGAAGATAGAAAGTTTCTTCATGCTGGGAAATCTGGCTTTGGCAGGTCTTTTAATCGTGACCTTTAAAAATATCTACCAGCGCCCACGACCAGCTATCTTACATCTGGTGGAGGAGAAGGGATTTTCCTTCCCAAGTGGGCATTCTCTGGCTGTAACCTTGATGGTAGGTACTTTGATTGTTATTCTTAGTCAGCGGATTAAAGATCCAGTCTGGAGAAAAATCGTACAAATCGTCCTTGGCCTCTACCTAGTCAGTGTGCTGGTATCAAGAGTCTATCTGGGAGTTCATTACCCATCAGACGTCCTTGCCAGTCTCTGTGTGGGCTTGGGAGTCCTGTTTATCGAGTTTCCCTTCTATGACAAGCTCCGCTTCCAATGGCGATTTAAAGGCAAACAGAAGTGA
- a CDS encoding ECF transporter S component, whose product MTNTRRLSTIAILSAISFVLMYFDFPLLPAASFLKIEFSILPVLVGLVVMDLPAALGVLLLRSLLKLLLNSQGVNTYIGLPMNIVALGVFVIVFALIWKKERTTLRFLLGSLAGTVGLTLAMLVLNYVYAVPLYAKFANFDIGKILGLSNYLMTMVLPFNLIEGVIFSVSFWLLYVLLKPTLKHYER is encoded by the coding sequence ATGACAAACACACGTCGACTTTCGACCATTGCAATTTTATCAGCCATCTCATTTGTGCTGATGTACTTTGACTTTCCGCTTTTACCAGCGGCATCTTTCCTCAAGATCGAATTTAGTATCTTGCCAGTCCTTGTGGGTCTGGTGGTCATGGATTTGCCTGCTGCTCTAGGAGTGCTCTTGCTTCGCTCACTATTGAAATTGCTTCTTAACAGCCAAGGAGTGAATACTTACATTGGTTTGCCGATGAATATCGTAGCTTTGGGAGTTTTTGTCATCGTATTTGCTTTGATTTGGAAAAAGGAACGGACAACCCTTCGTTTCCTACTAGGCTCTCTAGCTGGAACTGTTGGTTTAACCTTGGCCATGTTGGTTCTCAACTATGTTTATGCTGTTCCTTTGTACGCTAAGTTTGCTAACTTTGATATTGGAAAAATTTTGGGACTTTCCAACTACCTAATGACCATGGTATTACCTTTTAACTTGATTGAGGGTGTAATCTTTTCCGTTTCATTCTGGTTGTTGTACGTCCTTTTGAAACCAACCTTAAAACACTATGAAAGATAA
- a CDS encoding tRNA (cytidine(34)-2'-O)-methyltransferase, which yields MTNHIVLFEPQIPQNTGNIARTCAATNSPLHIIKPMGFPIDDRKMKRAGLDYWDKLEIYFYESLEDFISQMKGKLYLISKFAEKVYSEVDLSTDEDHYFLFGREDKGLPEDFMREHPEKALRIPMNDEHVRSLNVSNTVCMIVYEALRQQNFAGLELVHTYEVDKLK from the coding sequence ATGACAAATCACATTGTATTATTTGAACCTCAAATTCCACAAAATACGGGCAATATCGCGCGTACTTGCGCTGCGACCAATTCTCCCCTCCACATCATCAAGCCTATGGGCTTTCCTATTGATGACCGCAAGATGAAGCGGGCTGGATTGGATTACTGGGATAAGCTAGAGATTTATTTTTACGAGAGTTTGGAAGATTTCATATCTCAGATGAAGGGAAAACTCTATCTGATTTCGAAATTCGCGGAAAAAGTCTATTCTGAGGTGGATTTATCGACTGACGAGGACCATTATTTTCTCTTTGGACGTGAAGACAAGGGCTTACCTGAAGATTTTATGCGAGAACATCCTGAGAAGGCTCTCCGTATTCCCATGAATGATGAACATGTCCGCAGTCTCAATGTGTCTAATACCGTCTGCATGATTGTCTATGAGGCTCTTCGCCAGCAGAACTTTGCAGGTCTTGAGCTCGTCCATACCTATGAAGTGGATAAATTGAAATAA
- a CDS encoding energy-coupling factor transporter transmembrane component T family protein produces MQAKLIGYQHRDTVIHRLSGAGKLLFFILVSLAAMISYDTRMLLLIAIFSVFLLYLSEIRFKDVSFVAVFATVFAVLNVLMVYLFSPEYGVGLYGERSVIWQGIGVYTLTSQELFYLLNLAIKYLCTIPLAIIFLMTTHPSQFASSLNQIGVPYKIAYSVSLTLRYIPDLQEEFFTIKMSQEARGMELSKKASLMQRIKGNLLIITPLIFSSLERIDTIATAMELRRFGKEKKRTWYSYQALKKGDYITLLLATLFLVVSLLLILQNQGRFYNPWK; encoded by the coding sequence ATGCAAGCTAAATTAATCGGTTACCAGCATAGAGATACTGTGATTCATCGCTTGTCAGGAGCTGGGAAACTTCTCTTTTTCATTCTGGTATCATTGGCGGCCATGATTAGCTATGATACCAGAATGCTCTTGCTGATTGCCATCTTTTCAGTCTTTCTCCTCTATTTATCAGAAATTCGCTTTAAAGATGTTTCCTTTGTAGCCGTTTTTGCGACGGTATTTGCCGTTTTAAACGTTTTGATGGTCTATCTCTTTTCTCCCGAGTATGGGGTTGGACTTTATGGAGAGAGAAGTGTGATTTGGCAGGGAATCGGTGTCTACACTCTAACCAGCCAGGAGCTCTTTTATCTGCTAAATTTGGCCATTAAGTATCTTTGCACCATTCCTCTGGCTATTATCTTTTTGATGACAACCCATCCTAGTCAGTTTGCTTCCAGTTTAAATCAAATTGGTGTGCCCTATAAGATTGCTTATTCTGTCAGCCTGACCTTGCGCTATATTCCAGATTTGCAGGAAGAATTCTTTACTATCAAGATGTCTCAGGAGGCGCGTGGGATGGAATTATCCAAGAAAGCTTCTCTTATGCAACGAATCAAAGGCAATCTGCTCATTATTACGCCCTTGATTTTTAGCTCGCTAGAACGCATTGATACCATTGCGACTGCCATGGAGCTTCGCCGCTTTGGGAAAGAGAAAAAACGCACATGGTATAGTTATCAGGCCTTGAAAAAAGGAGACTATATTACCTTGCTCTTGGCAACCTTGTTTTTAGTAGTTAGTTTACTACTTATCTTGCAGAATCAGGGACGATTTTACAACCCTTGGAAATAG
- a CDS encoding ABC transporter ATP-binding protein, translated as MKEAIIEWKDFSFRYETQQEPTLQGIDLTIYKGEKVLIVGPSGSGKSTLGQCLNGIIPNIYKGQTYGEFLIKGQVAFDMSIYDKSHLVSTVLQDTDGQFIGLSVAEDLAFALENDVTALDEMKGRVYKWAEKLDLLPLLDQRPQDLSGGQKQRVSLAGVLIDESPILLFDEPLANLDPKSGQDIIELIDQIHKEEGTTTLIIEHRLEDVLHRPVDRIVLINDGRILFNGSPDQLLATDLLTQNGIREPLYLTTLRQLGVDLVKEEQLADLDNLSISKGQVQLQTELVKETSELQSLFRLEEVSFSYDDRPILKSLHLDIKKGEKIAIVGKNGAGKSTLAKAISSFIQTEGRYLWEKQDIKGDSVAERAERVGYVLQNPNQMISTNMIFDEVALGLRLRGVDEKEIETRVYETLKICGLYEFRNWPISALSFGQKKRVTIASILVLGAEIILLDEPTAGQDQKNYTEIMEFLEELHQKGHTIVMITHDMQLMLDYSDRVLVMVDGELIADTVPASLLSDPELLVKANLKETSIFNLAKKLDVDPLDLTAFYKERREGCKLN; from the coding sequence ATGAAAGAAGCTATAATTGAGTGGAAGGATTTCTCTTTCCGGTATGAAACACAACAAGAACCGACCTTGCAAGGGATAGACTTGACCATTTACAAGGGAGAGAAAGTCTTAATTGTTGGACCATCTGGGTCAGGTAAATCTACCTTGGGTCAGTGTTTGAATGGGATTATTCCCAATATTTACAAGGGTCAGACATATGGAGAATTTTTGATAAAGGGTCAAGTAGCCTTTGATATGAGCATCTATGATAAGTCTCATCTGGTTAGCACAGTTTTGCAGGATACAGATGGGCAGTTTATTGGCTTGTCTGTGGCAGAAGATTTGGCGTTTGCTCTGGAAAATGATGTGACAGCCCTAGATGAGATGAAAGGTCGTGTTTATAAATGGGCTGAAAAGCTGGACCTTCTTCCTTTACTGGATCAGCGTCCTCAGGATTTGTCAGGTGGACAAAAGCAGCGAGTCAGTCTGGCTGGTGTCTTGATTGATGAAAGTCCGATTCTCTTGTTTGATGAGCCACTCGCCAATCTAGATCCCAAGTCAGGTCAGGATATTATCGAATTGATTGACCAGATTCATAAGGAAGAGGGGACGACGACTCTGATTATCGAGCACCGTTTGGAGGACGTTCTGCATCGCCCTGTGGATCGGATTGTCTTGATAAACGATGGTCGTATCCTTTTTAATGGGAGCCCTGACCAGTTGCTTGCGACTGATTTATTGACTCAAAATGGAATTCGAGAACCCCTTTATCTAACCACTCTCCGTCAATTAGGTGTGGACTTAGTCAAGGAAGAACAATTAGCAGATCTGGATAACTTGTCTATCTCAAAAGGGCAAGTCCAGTTACAGACGGAACTGGTAAAAGAAACCTCAGAATTGCAGTCACTCTTTAGACTAGAGGAAGTATCTTTTTCTTATGATGATAGACCGATTTTAAAATCCCTACATTTAGATATTAAAAAGGGTGAAAAGATTGCTATTGTCGGAAAAAATGGAGCAGGGAAATCAACTCTAGCCAAGGCTATAAGTAGCTTTATTCAGACGGAAGGACGCTATCTTTGGGAAAAACAGGATATAAAAGGCGATTCTGTTGCAGAGCGGGCGGAACGAGTAGGATATGTGCTACAAAATCCTAATCAAATGATTTCAACCAATATGATTTTTGATGAGGTGGCTCTAGGGCTCCGTTTGCGAGGTGTGGATGAGAAGGAAATTGAAACGAGAGTCTATGAAACCTTGAAAATCTGTGGACTTTATGAATTCCGTAATTGGCCTATTTCTGCCCTGTCATTTGGTCAGAAAAAACGTGTCACCATTGCTTCAATTTTGGTCTTAGGAGCTGAAATTATTCTCCTAGATGAACCGACTGCAGGTCAAGATCAGAAGAACTATACTGAGATTATGGAATTTCTCGAAGAGTTACATCAAAAAGGGCATACCATTGTCATGATTACCCATGATATGCAATTGATGCTGGATTATTCAGACCGGGTCCTTGTCATGGTGGATGGAGAATTGATTGCCGATACTGTTCCAGCCAGTCTGTTGAGCGATCCTGAGCTGTTAGTAAAAGCCAATCTAAAAGAAACCTCCATCTTTAACTTGGCTAAGAAACTAGATGTGGATCCACTGGATTTAACGGCATTTTACAAAGAAAGGAGAGAGGGATGCAAGCTAAATTAA
- a CDS encoding ECF-type riboflavin transporter substrate-binding protein: protein MEIKFTIKQVVAVGIGAALFVVIGMINIPTPVPNTSIQLQYAVQALLSIIFGPIIGLLVGLIGHAIKDSLAGYGLWWTWIIASGLFGLVVGLFRKYVRVINGVFDWKDILIFNLIQLLANALVWGVLAPLGDVVIYQEAAEKVFAQGIVAGIANGVSVAIAGTLLLLAYAGTQTRAGSLKKD from the coding sequence ATGGAAATCAAATTTACAATTAAACAAGTTGTTGCTGTCGGAATTGGCGCTGCCCTCTTTGTCGTCATCGGGATGATCAACATTCCAACCCCTGTTCCAAATACAAGCATCCAGCTTCAGTATGCGGTACAAGCGCTACTTTCTATTATTTTTGGACCGATTATCGGTTTGCTTGTCGGGTTGATTGGTCATGCAATCAAGGACTCTCTTGCTGGTTATGGTCTATGGTGGACTTGGATTATCGCTAGCGGACTTTTTGGTCTAGTTGTGGGACTTTTTAGAAAGTACGTTCGAGTGATCAATGGTGTTTTTGACTGGAAAGATATTCTTATTTTTAACCTCATTCAACTACTTGCAAATGCCCTTGTTTGGGGTGTCTTGGCACCACTTGGAGATGTTGTGATTTATCAAGAAGCGGCAGAAAAAGTATTTGCACAAGGGATTGTTGCGGGAATTGCCAATGGTGTATCTGTAGCTATTGCAGGAACTCTTCTCTTACTTGCCTATGCAGGAACCCAAACTCGTGCAGGAAGTTTGAAAAAGGACTAA
- a CDS encoding SAM hydrolase/SAM-dependent halogenase family protein — translation MNNNLLVLQSDFGLVDGAVSAMIGVALEESPTLKIHHLTHDITPYNIFEGSYRLFQTVDYWPEGTTFVSVVDPGVGSKRKSVVAKTAKNQYIVTPDNGTLSFIKKHVGIVAIREISEVANRRQNTEHSYTFHGRDVYAYTGAKLASGHITFEEVGPELSVEQIVELPVVATIIEDHLVKGAIDILDVRFGSLWTSITREEFYKLEPEFGDRFEVTIYHADMLVYQNQVVYGKSFADVRIGQPILYINSLYRLGLAINQGSFAKAYNVGVGSSWTIEIKKIEG, via the coding sequence ATGAATAATAATTTACTGGTATTACAATCAGACTTTGGTCTGGTTGATGGTGCGGTATCGGCTATGATTGGAGTGGCTTTAGAAGAGTCTCCAACCTTAAAAATCCATCACTTGACGCACGATATCACGCCTTATAATATTTTTGAGGGGAGCTATCGTCTCTTTCAGACGGTGGATTACTGGCCTGAGGGAACGACGTTTGTATCGGTTGTCGATCCAGGTGTCGGTTCGAAACGTAAGAGTGTAGTTGCCAAGACTGCAAAAAATCAATACATTGTCACGCCAGATAATGGGACGCTTTCCTTTATCAAGAAACACGTTGGCATTGTAGCCATTCGTGAGATTTCTGAGGTGGCCAATAGGCGTCAAAACACAGAGCATTCTTATACCTTCCACGGTCGTGATGTCTATGCCTATACTGGTGCTAAACTGGCCAGTGGTCACATTACTTTTGAGGAAGTAGGGCCAGAGCTCAGTGTGGAACAGATTGTAGAGCTTCCAGTCGTAGCGACCATCATAGAAGATCATCTGGTGAAGGGAGCCATTGATATTCTGGATGTGCGTTTCGGTTCGCTTTGGACCTCTATCACACGGGAAGAATTTTACAAGCTGGAACCAGAATTTGGTGATCGTTTTGAAGTGACCATCTATCATGCTGATATGCTGGTCTATCAAAATCAGGTTGTCTATGGCAAATCATTTGCAGATGTGAGAATTGGGCAACCCATCCTTTACATCAACTCTCTCTATCGTTTAGGTTTGGCTATCAACCAAGGTTCCTTTGCCAAGGCCTATAATGTAGGTGTCGGTTCATCTTGGACCATTGAAATAAAGAAAATAGAAGGATAA
- the trkA gene encoding Trk system potassium transporter TrkA produces MKIILVGGGKVGFALCRSLVAEKHDVLLIEQDEAVLNHIVNRFDIIGILGNGADFAILEQASVQDCDIFIALTEHDEVNMIAAVLAKKMGAKETIVRVRNPEYSNSYFKEKNILGFSLIVNPELLAARAIANIIDFPNALSVERFAGGRVSLMEFVVKSTSGLCQMPISDFRKKFGNVIVCAIERDHQIIIPSGDMTVQDKDRIFVTGNRVDMILFHNYFKSRAVKSLLIVGAGRIAYYLLGILKDSRIDTKVIEINPEIASFFSEKFPNLYIVQGDGTAKDILLEESAQHYDAVATLTGVDEENLITSMFLDRVGVQKNITKVNRTSLLEIINAPDFSSIITPKSIAVDTIMHFIRGRVNAQYSDLQAMHHLANGQIETLQFHIKEANKMTAKPLSQLKLKKGVLIAAIIRKGKTIFPTGEDMLEVGDKLLVTTLLPNITKIYDLIAR; encoded by the coding sequence ATGAAAATTATCCTTGTCGGAGGGGGAAAAGTTGGTTTTGCCCTCTGTCGCTCCTTGGTTGCAGAAAAGCATGATGTTTTGCTGATTGAGCAAGACGAAGCTGTTCTCAATCATATTGTCAATCGCTTTGATATCATTGGTATCCTTGGTAACGGGGCCGATTTTGCCATTCTTGAGCAAGCCAGCGTCCAAGATTGTGATATCTTTATCGCCCTGACTGAGCACGATGAAGTCAACATGATTGCAGCAGTTCTAGCCAAGAAAATGGGAGCTAAAGAAACTATCGTTCGGGTGCGGAACCCTGAATATTCTAACTCTTATTTCAAGGAAAAGAATATTCTCGGTTTTTCTCTTATCGTTAATCCTGAGCTCTTGGCTGCCCGCGCTATCGCGAATATCATTGACTTCCCCAACGCCCTGTCTGTCGAACGCTTTGCTGGTGGACGCGTTAGCCTCATGGAATTTGTCGTCAAGTCCACCAGCGGTCTTTGCCAAATGCCCATTTCTGATTTTCGTAAAAAATTTGGTAATGTCATTGTCTGTGCGATAGAGAGGGATCATCAAATTATCATTCCAAGCGGTGACATGACTGTACAGGATAAAGATAGAATCTTTGTCACTGGTAACCGTGTCGATATGATACTCTTCCATAATTATTTTAAATCACGCGCCGTGAAGAGCCTTCTCATCGTTGGGGCAGGTAGAATTGCCTATTATCTACTTGGTATTCTCAAAGATAGTCGTATCGATACAAAAGTCATTGAAATCAATCCTGAAATCGCCAGCTTCTTTAGCGAGAAATTCCCAAATCTCTACATCGTTCAAGGAGATGGAACCGCAAAAGATATCCTGCTGGAAGAAAGTGCTCAACACTATGATGCCGTTGCGACTCTAACAGGTGTCGATGAGGAAAATCTGATTACATCTATGTTCCTTGACAGGGTAGGTGTACAGAAAAATATTACTAAGGTCAATCGTACCAGTCTCCTCGAGATTATCAATGCGCCTGATTTTTCAAGTATCATCACACCTAAAAGCATCGCTGTAGATACGATTATGCACTTTATTCGTGGTCGAGTTAATGCCCAGTATTCAGACCTTCAAGCCATGCACCATCTAGCCAATGGCCAAATTGAAACCCTGCAATTCCATATCAAGGAAGCCAATAAAATGACTGCCAAACCTCTTTCTCAACTGAAATTGAAAAAAGGGGTTCTTATTGCAGCCATTATTCGAAAGGGCAAGACTATTTTCCCAACTGGGGAGGATATGTTGGAAGTTGGAGACAAGCTCCTAGTAACAACCTTGTTGCCAAACATCACCAAGATTTATGACTTGATTGCGAGGTAA
- a CDS encoding TrkH family potassium uptake protein yields the protein MNKSMIRYLLSKLLLIEAVLLLVPVAIAVYYRESSQVFTALFSTIGILVLLGGSGSLQKPKNQRIYAKEGVLIVALCWILWSFFGGLPFVFSGQIPSVIDAFFEISSGFTTTGASILNDISVLSRSLLFWRSFTHLIGGMGVLVFALAIMDNAKNSHLEVMKAEVPGPVFGKVVSKLKNTAQILYLLYLALFSLFVIIYYLAGMPLYDSFVIAMGTAGTGGFTVYNDGIAHYGSSLITYLVSIGVLVFGVNFNLYYYLMLRRIKAFFGDEELRAYLVIVLVSTGLISLNTLYLYPGFSKSFEMTFFQVSNIITTTGFGYGDITNWPLFSQFILLFLMAIGGSAGSTAGGLKIIRGLILSKIAKNQILSILSPHRVLTLHVNKTVIDKDTQHKILKYFVIYAMILLALIFIVSLDSNDFLVVTSAVFSCFNNIGPILGTTSSFSIFSPISKILLSFAMIAGRLEIYPILLLFMKRTWSKR from the coding sequence ATGAATAAAAGTATGATTCGTTACCTCCTTTCAAAGTTACTTTTGATTGAAGCTGTTCTCCTCTTGGTTCCTGTGGCTATCGCTGTCTATTACCGTGAATCGAGCCAAGTCTTTACAGCCCTCTTTTCGACCATAGGGATTCTCGTATTGTTAGGCGGTTCAGGGAGTTTACAGAAGCCAAAAAATCAACGGATTTATGCCAAGGAGGGAGTCTTGATCGTTGCCCTCTGTTGGATCCTTTGGTCTTTCTTTGGTGGTCTCCCCTTTGTCTTTTCTGGGCAAATCCCTAGCGTTATTGATGCCTTTTTTGAAATTAGTTCTGGGTTTACAACTACTGGAGCAAGTATTTTGAACGACATTTCGGTTCTCAGCCGTTCCCTCCTCTTCTGGCGAAGTTTTACCCACTTGATTGGAGGGATGGGAGTGCTTGTTTTTGCACTTGCTATTATGGACAATGCCAAAAATAGCCACCTAGAGGTGATGAAGGCTGAGGTTCCAGGTCCTGTTTTTGGCAAGGTTGTATCCAAACTAAAAAACACTGCCCAGATTCTCTATCTCCTTTATCTAGCTCTCTTCTCCCTCTTTGTCATCATCTATTATCTAGCTGGTATGCCTCTCTACGATAGTTTTGTCATTGCTATGGGGACAGCGGGAACTGGAGGCTTTACCGTCTATAACGACGGAATTGCCCACTATGGCAGCTCACTGATTACCTATCTGGTCAGTATCGGAGTTCTGGTTTTTGGGGTAAATTTCAACCTCTACTACTACCTCATGCTCCGTCGCATCAAGGCCTTCTTTGGTGACGAAGAACTTCGGGCTTACTTGGTCATTGTACTGGTTTCTACAGGCTTGATTAGCCTCAACACCCTCTACCTCTACCCAGGGTTTTCAAAGAGCTTTGAAATGACCTTCTTCCAGGTTTCCAACATCATTACAACAACTGGTTTTGGATATGGAGATATTACCAACTGGCCCCTCTTCTCCCAGTTTATCCTCCTTTTCCTCATGGCAATCGGTGGCTCTGCTGGATCAACTGCAGGTGGACTCAAGATTATTCGAGGCCTCATCCTTTCAAAAATTGCCAAAAACCAAATTTTGTCAATCCTATCGCCCCACCGTGTTTTGACCCTCCATGTTAATAAAACGGTGATTGACAAAGATACCCAGCATAAGATTCTCAAGTACTTTGTCATCTATGCTATGATTTTGCTAGCGCTTATCTTTATTGTCAGCCTAGATAGCAATGATTTTCTGGTCGTGACCAGCGCTGTCTTTAGCTGTTTCAATAATATCGGGCCTATTCTAGGAACCACTTCTAGTTTCTCAATCTTTAGTCCCATCTCAAAAATTCTCCTATCCTTTGCAATGATTGCAGGGCGCTTGGAGATTTACCCAATCCTCCTTCTCTTTATGAAGAGAACTTGGTCTAAGAGATAA
- a CDS encoding PTS lactose transporter subunit IIBC yields MDKLVAAIEKQQGKFEKISTNNYMMAIKDGFIATMPLIMFSSFLMIIIMIPKNFGVELPSPAIAWMRKVYMLTMGVLGIIVSGTVAKSLAGNVNRKMPPGKVINDTSAMLAAICGYLVLTVTLVVDEKTGSTSLSTNYLGSQGLITSFVSAFITVNVYRFCIKRDITIHLPKEVPGAISQAFRDIFPFSFVLLISGLLDIVSRFSLDVPFAQVFQQLLTPIFKGAESYPAMMLIWFMCALLWFVGIHGPSIVLPAVTALQLSNMEENAQLLANGQFPYHSLTPNFGNYIAAIGGTGATFVVPFILIFFMRSKQLKSVGKATITPVLFAVNEPLLFGMPVILNPYLFVPFLMTPPVNVFLGKVFIDFFGMNGFYIQLPWAFPGPLGLLIGTNFQLISFVFLSLMLVVDILIYLPFCRAYDRQLLVKEDIASSNDIILEEDTSEIMPCEIDVIKSKELKVLVLCAGSGTSAQLANAINEGAQLAEVRVIANSGAYGAHYDIMGVYDLIILAPQVRSYYREMKVDAERLGIQIVATRGMEYIHLTKSPSKALQFVLEHYQAV; encoded by the coding sequence ATGGATAAGTTAGTCGCTGCCATTGAAAAGCAACAAGGGAAATTTGAAAAAATTTCTACTAATAATTATATGATGGCTATTAAAGATGGATTTATTGCTACTATGCCTTTAATTATGTTTTCAAGCTTTTTGATGATTATTATTATGATTCCTAAAAATTTCGGAGTAGAGTTACCGAGTCCAGCTATTGCCTGGATGAGGAAAGTGTATATGCTAACCATGGGAGTTTTGGGTATTATTGTTTCAGGGACAGTTGCAAAGTCATTGGCTGGAAATGTTAATAGAAAAATGCCTCCTGGAAAGGTAATAAATGATACTTCTGCAATGTTGGCGGCCATATGTGGCTATCTTGTATTAACTGTAACGCTTGTAGTTGATGAGAAAACGGGATCTACAAGTTTGTCGACAAACTATTTAGGATCTCAAGGATTGATAACTTCGTTTGTCAGTGCCTTTATTACTGTAAATGTTTACCGATTCTGTATTAAGCGAGACATTACTATTCATTTACCTAAGGAAGTTCCTGGGGCTATATCACAAGCTTTTAGAGATATTTTTCCTTTTTCTTTTGTTTTACTTATTAGTGGTTTGTTAGATATTGTATCTCGTTTTAGTTTAGATGTTCCTTTTGCCCAAGTATTTCAACAACTATTGACTCCTATTTTTAAGGGGGCAGAATCATATCCTGCTATGATGTTGATTTGGTTTATGTGTGCTTTGCTTTGGTTTGTTGGAATTCATGGACCATCTATTGTCTTACCTGCTGTTACAGCTTTACAACTGAGCAATATGGAAGAGAATGCTCAACTTCTTGCAAATGGGCAGTTCCCTTATCATTCTTTAACACCTAATTTCGGGAATTATATCGCTGCTATTGGAGGAACGGGGGCTACCTTTGTTGTACCATTTATTTTGATTTTCTTTATGCGGTCTAAACAATTAAAATCGGTAGGTAAAGCTACAATTACTCCTGTTTTATTTGCGGTAAATGAACCTCTTCTATTTGGTATGCCTGTTATTTTGAATCCCTATCTTTTTGTCCCTTTTTTGATGACTCCACCAGTGAATGTATTTCTAGGAAAGGTATTTATTGATTTCTTTGGAATGAATGGATTTTATATCCAGTTACCTTGGGCCTTTCCTGGTCCCTTGGGATTGTTAATTGGAACGAATTTTCAACTTATCTCCTTTGTATTTTTATCTTTGATGTTAGTTGTCGACATATTGATTTATTTGCCATTCTGTAGAGCGTATGATAGACAGTTACTGGTGAAAGAAGATATTGCAAGCTCAAATGATATTATTTTAGAGGAGGATACAAGTGAAATAATGCCTTGTGAGATAGATGTAATAAAAAGTAAGGAGTTGAAAGTACTGGTTCTTTGTGCAGGGTCTGGAACAAGTGCGCAATTAGCCAATGCAATTAACGAGGGCGCTCAATTAGCAGAAGTTAGAGTGATTGCGAATTCAGGAGCGTACGGAGCTCATTATGATATTATGGGTGTTTATGATTTAATTATTCTGGCCCCACAAGTTCGGAGTTATTATAGAGAGATGAAGGTGGATGCAGAAAGATTAGGTATTCAGATAGTTGCTACCAGAGGAATGGAATATATTCATTTAACAAAGAGTCCAAGTAAAGCCTTACAATTTGTATTGGAGCATTACCAAGCTGTGTAG